The Brassica oleracea var. oleracea cultivar TO1000 chromosome C6, BOL, whole genome shotgun sequence genome includes a region encoding these proteins:
- the LOC106297920 gene encoding uncharacterized protein LOC106297920 — MGDIVVAKPKEGGGSSSTIKCPMLTTTNYTVWAIRIKLLLKVHKVWDAIENDSDVREKNDMATALIFQSIPEALVLQVSDLDTAKKVWDSIKSRYMGADRVREARLQTLIPEFERLKMKDNDTIDDFVGKLAEISSKSTALGENIEEYKLVKKFLSSLPRKKFIHIVASLEQVLDLKTTTFEDIIGRLNAYEDRVKEEEEAEETQSKLMLANNESQPTSNSYNQGYNNYRGRGRGGHYYNRERG; from the coding sequence ATGGGAGACATTGTTGTTGCGAAACCGAAGGAAGGAGGAGGCTCTTCTTCCACGATAAAGTGTCCTATGCTCACGACAACTAACTACACAGTCTGGGCAATAAGGATCAAGCTGTTGTTGAAGGTACACAAAGTTTGGGATGCGATAGAGAATGATTCAGATGTCAGAGAGAAGAACGACATGGCCACAGCCCTAATATTTCAGTCCATACCCGAAGCACTTGTGCTGCAAGTAAGTGATCTCGATACGGCAAAGAAGGTTTGGGACTCGATCAAATCAAGGTACATGGGAGCAGATCGAGTTCGTGAAGCAAGACTACAGACATTAATACCGGAGTTCGAGAGATTGAAGATGAAAGATAATGACACCATTGACGATTTTGTTGGGAAGCTAGCGGAAATCTCGTCAAAGTCAACCGCTCTAGGAGAAAACATTGAAGAATATAAACTCGTAAAGAAATTTCTATCTAGCCTCCCAAGAAAGAAGTTCATACACATCGTTGCGTCATTAGAGCAAGTCCTTGATCTCAAAACCACAACCTTCGAAGATATCATCGGTAGATTGAATGCTTATGAAGACAGAGTGAAAGAAGAAGAAGAGGCAGAGGAAACACAGAGCAAACTCATGTTGGCAAACAATGAGTCTCAACCTACCTCGAACTCGTATAATCAGGGTTATAACAACTATAGAGGCCGTGGACGTGGTGGACACTACTATAACCGCGAAAGAGGATGA
- the LOC106296325 gene encoding putative disease resistance protein At4g11170: MASLSTRVRNYDVFLSFRGEDTRRTIVSYLYEALCREGIITFRDDRRLEAGDNISDQLIEALKTSWFAVVVISKNYATSKWCLEELRLIMELHGANHIQVVPMFYEVEPTDVRNQTGSFAAAFQNFEDLHTVPERVSQWRRALNQVSHLSGFHSTTWEDEAAMVAKTVQSVSSGLLKMRPTSGVDLVGMEAHMVKMHFLLNMGSTNEVLMIGIWGMGGVGKTTIAKCLYERFSRKFPAHYFIEDIKKVYKDKSPSYLQETFLYKITGQQIDSQRVVAGSQVIKARLEHQKVLVVLDGLDKVEQMHALAKETSWFGRGSRIIITTQDRGLLTSCGVNHVHEVKCLDDKDALKVFKQSVFGGRRPPSDEFEQLFIRASRLAHGLPSALVAYALHLSENTTIERWEDELRLLETSPHKNVEEILRNSYDGLDNNDKIAFLHVACLLNGYPFNHVTSLLDAGSPRINHLSKKSLISISTDGCINMHFLVVQTGKEIVRQECEYRPFRQRFLWDADDIYNVLDNKIGTNETDGVMLHMCKMHDKLTMSDTAFDGMRSIKFLKFFHHLCDTKSNLELKSSEFYFPPNLRLLHWDACPLETLQSRFRDLVEVNLRYSNLKSLWDDTSILRSLERLDVTGSKNLIQLPNLSTAVNFEELRVEGCKRLQKIPESLKGLLKLTKLNASHCDSLMSILISFPNKEASLGCLKDLSIDGQIDLNLWGLYGFAEHISFRSKQQILDESVMMEESTSHQLTSDPKGFHSLNIKKSRYTESNAPFTCHSFSGFTGLTELKLVNLNIKEIPYNIDCLLNLEKLDLSGNDFVSLPYTMGKLPKLKYVSLYNCRRIISLPELAQVKTLMLSKCVNLRSFMTIYPRETYCLLELWLDNCKHVQVLSKKLSQFTKLTYLDLSRHDFVRLPQSIRVLTSLETFYLNNCKKLKSVEELPQSVNYLYAHSCDSLEMVSLSPNHSIKHLDILHCPRLKQEEHKHLMDLLYIMMDIVKRLQGDVLAYLKLKHPRNSAGLENCFGPSNQCLVDHYSSV, translated from the exons ATGGCTTCCCTGTCAACTCGTGTCAGGAACTATGATGTCTTCCTCAGCTTCCGAGGGGAAGACACTCGGCGCACTATCGTCAGCTATTTGTACGAAGCTCTTTGTCGTGAAGGTATCATTACTTTTAGGGACGATCGGAGGTTGGAGGCAGGTGACAACATTTCAGACCAGCTTATCGAAGCCCTAAAGACTTCGTGGTTCGCTGTTGTAGTCATCTCAAAGAACTACGCTACCTCGAAATGGTGCTTGGAGGAGCTTCGACTGATAATGGAGCTTCACGGTGCCAATCATATTCAAGTTGTTCCTATGTTCTACGAAGTCGAACCTACGGACGTGAGAAACCAGACAGGAAGCTTCGCGGCTGCGTTTCAAAATTTCGAAGATCTACATACGGTGCCAGAGAGGGTTTCCCAATGGAGAAGAGCTCTCAACCAAGTCAGTCATCTCTCAGGCTTTCATTCCACCACATG GGAGGATGAGGCAGCAATGGTAGCCAAGACAGTTCAAAGTGTCTCAAGTGGACTGCTGAAGATGAGGCCGACCAGTGGGGTCGATTTAGTTGGGATGGAAGCACACATGGTGAAGATGCATTTCCTTTTGAATATGGGGTCTACAAATGAGGTTCTCATGATAGGAATATGGGGCATGGGAGGCGTAGGCAAAACCACCATTGCCAAGTGTCTCTATGAACGATTTTCACGTAAATTTCCAGCTCATTATTTCATTGAAGACATTAAGAAGGTTTATAAGGACAAGAGTCCATCCTACTTACAGGAAACTTTCCTCTACAAAATCACTGGTCAACAAATTGATTCTCAAAGGGTTGTAGCAGGATCTCAGGTAATAAAGGCAAGACTCGAGCACCAGAAAGTACTTGTGGTGCTTGATGGTTTGGATAAAGTGGAGCAGATGCATGCACTGGCAAAAGAGACGAGCTGGTTCGGTCGAGGGAGCCGAATCATCATAACCACACAGGACAGGGGTCTGCTTACTTCCTGTGGAGTAAACCATGTACATGAGGTTAAGTGCTTGGACGATAAGGATGCCCTCAAAGTATTTAAACAATCAGTTTTCGGAGGAAGAAGGCCTCCTTCTGATGAATTTGAGCAACTCTTCATCAGAGCCTCTCGTCTGGCTCACGGCCTTCCCTCTGCCCTCGTGGCTTATGCCTTACATCTTAGTGAAAACACTACCATAGAGAGATGGGAAGATGAATTACGTCTCCTTGAAACATCACCTCATAAGAATGTTGAGGAGATCCTCAGAAATAGCTATGATGGTTTAGATAACAATGACAAGATTGCTTTCCTTCATGTTGCATGTCTCCTTAACGGATACCCTTTCAACCATGTCACTTCCCTTCTTGATGCTGGTTCTCCTCGGATAAATCATTTAAGTAAGAAGTCTCTCATAAGCATATCAACAGATGGATGCATAAACATGCATTTCTTGGTCGTACAAACAGGCAAGGAAATTGTGCGCCAAGAATGTGAGTATAGACCTTTCAGACAAAGGTTCCTATGGGATGCTGATGATATCTATAATGTCCTCGATAACAAAATA GGTACGAACGAAACTGATGGTGTGATGCTACACATGTGTAAGATGCATGATAAGTTAACTATGAGTGATACAGCATTTGATGGCATGCGTAGTATCAAGTTTCTCAAGTTCTTCCACCACTTGTGTGATACAAAGTCTAACTTGGAGCTCAAATCATCCGAGTTTTATTTTCCCCCAAATCTTAGGCTACTACATTGGGATGCCTGTCCGTTGGAAACCTTACAATCCAGGTTCCGAGACCTTGTTGAAGTCAATCTTCGATACAGCAACCTCAAGAGTCTTTGGGATGACACGTCG ATCCTTCGTAGTCTAGAAAGACTAGATGTGACAGGCTCGAAGAATCTGATACAACTTCCCAATCTTTCAACAGCCGTGAACTTCGAGGAATTGAGAGTAGAAGGGTGCAAGAGGCTACAGAAAATTCCGGAGTCCCTAAAGGGCTTACTCAAGCTCACAAAACTCAACGCAAGCCACTGTGATAGCCTTATGAGTATTTTGATAAGCTTTCCTAATAAGGAAGCGAGTTTGGGTTGTCTTAAAGATCTATCCATCGACGGTCAAATAGACTTAAATTTATGGGGCCTATACGGATTTGCAGAGCACATCTCCTTTAGGTCCAAACAACAAATCCTGGATGAATCGGTGATGATGGAAGAGAGCACATCTCATCAGCTCACGTCAGATCCCAAGGGATTCCATTCACTCAACATCAAGAAGTCCAGGTACACAGAGTCCAACGCTCCTTTCACCTGTCACAGCTTTTCAGGCTTTACCGGTTTAACAGAGCTAAAGCTGGTCAACTTGAACATTAAAGAAATCCCATACAACATTGATTGCTTGCTAAACCTAGAGAAACTGGACCTCAGTGGAAATGATTTTGTGTCCCTACCCTACACCATGGGAAAACTGCCCAAGTTGAAGTATGTCAGCCTTTATAACTGCCGCAGAATCATATCACTACCAGAACTTGCTCAGGTGAAGACGCTAATGCTTTCTAAATGCGTGAACCTCCGATCGTTTATGACAATTTATCCACGGGAAACATACTGCTTGCTTGAGCTTTGGCTTGATAACTGCAAGCATGTTCAAGTTTTGTCAAAAAAACTCAGTCAGTTCACCAAGTTAACATATTTAGACCTCAGCAGGCATGACTTTGTCAGACTGCCTCAAAGTATCAGGGTGCTTACATCCTTGGAAACTTTCTACCTCAACAACTGCAAGAAACTCAAATCAGTGGAGGAGCTTCCACAAAGCGTCAACTATCTCTACGCACACAGCTGCGATTCCCTGGAGATGGTTTCCCTTTCTCCAAATCACTCGATAAAACACCTTGATATTCTCCATTGCCCCCGACTGAAACAAGAAGAACACAAGCATCTAATGGATCTGTTATACATCATGATGGACATAGTCAAGAG GCTTCAAGGCGATGTGCTTGCTTATCTGAAACTGAAACATCCAAGAAACTCAGCGGGACTAGAAAATTGTTTCGGTCCCTCAAATCAGTGTTTAGTTGATCACTACTCTTCCGTTTGA